The Nocardioides zeae genome includes the window CCGCCGCTACGGGAGATCCTCGCCCGCTTCCGGGAGGTCTGGTTGTTCGACCAGGCCGGTGAGCACCTGGTGCCGAGCCTGACCAACCTCGCGGGGGGCCTCGCCGTCGGCCTGGTGGCCGCCGTGTCGATCGGCCTCCTGCTCGGTCTGCTCCCGCGGGTCTACGGAGCACTGCGTCCGCTGGTCGAGCTGGCCCGAGCCACCCCGGCGTTGGCCCTGCTGCCACTGCTGATCGCGATGCTCGGCATCGGATCGGCCTCGAAGATCGCGTTGATCGCCTTCGGCGCCTTCTGGCCGACCCTCGTCACCACGATCGACGGCGTACGCGCGGTGGATCCCCAGGTGCGGGAGATGGCGCGCACGTATCGCATCGGCCGAGGGGACCTGGTCCGTCGGGTGGTCCTGCCCTCGGCGGCGCCGCAGATCATCGTCGGCGCCCGCACGAGCGTCTCCATCGCCGTCGTCGTCATGGTCGGTAGCGAGCTGTTCGGGGCGACGTCGGGGGTCGGGTTCTTCGTGCTCCAGGCGCAGCGGACCTACGCGATCACCGACATGTGGGCGGGCCTGGTGCTGCTCGGGCTGCTCGGTTACGCCATCAACCTGGCCACGGCCCTGGTCGAGAGAAGAGTCCTGGCGTGGCACCGCGGCCTCCACGGAGCACGTCCGACGGAAGGAAGAAGCGCATGATCAGCAATCGGGTGGTCCTCGCGGTCGACGACGTGGGCAAGTCCTACCCAGGGGCCGGGCGTCCCGTCCTGGACGGAGTGACGTTCGACGTCCGAGCCGGGGAGCTGCTGTGCATCGTGGGCCACTCGGGCACGGGCAAGTCCACGCTGCTCAGGTGCATGGCCGGTCTGCTGCCGGTGTCGACCGGAGGGGTCTCCCTCCACGGCTCACCCGTCACCGGGCCGCCCGAGGACCTCGCTGTGGTCTTCCAGGACTACAGCCGTTCGCTGCTGCCGTGGATGCGCATCATCGACAACGTCACGCTGCCGCTGCGGCGCACGACGCGGTCCGCGGCCGAGCGGCGCTCGGCCGCGGAGGCCGCGCTCGAGGCCGTCGGCCTCGGCGGGACGGGCCGCCTCTACCCCTGGGAGATGTCCGGTGGCATGCAACAGCGTGTCGCCATCGCCCGGGCCATCGCCTACCGGCCGACCGTGCTGCTCATGGACGAGCCGTTCGCCTCGGTCGACGCCCAGACCAGGGCCGACCTCGAGGACCTCACGCTGCGGGTCCGCGACGACTTCGGCATGACCATCGTGCTCGTCACCCACGACATCGACGAGGCGGTCTACCTCGGGGACCGCGTGGTCCTCCTCGCGGGTCGCCCGGCCTCGGTCACGGAGGAGGTGGTCGTGCCGCTGCCACGTCCGCGCGACCAGGTGACCACCAAGGCACACCCGTCCTTCGTCGAGCTGCGCACCACGGTCCTCCAGCACATCCGCGAGAGCGCGCACCAGCAGGTGGCTCGATGAGCGGCGCCGACGGGCTGGGCAACCAGCACACCGAGACCTACGACCTGGTCGTCCTCGGCGGCCGGGTCATCGATCCCGAGACGCAGCTCGACGACGTCCGCAACATCGGCGTCCTCGGGGACAGGATCGCCGCCGTCACCACGGACGAGATCCGCGGCCGTGTCGTGGTCGATGCCCGGGGCCGCGTGGTGACACCGGGGTTCATCGACCTGCACAGCCACGGGCAGGCCATCGGTGAGTGCCGCCTCCAGGCGCTCGACGGCGTCACGACGGCGCTCGAGCTCGAGGCCGGCCTGGCGCCGGTCGAGCAGGCGTACCTGCGCGCAGCGGCCGAGGGGCGTCCGATCAACTACGGCTACTCGGCGTCCTGGGCCTCGATCCGCATGCACGTCCTGGGCGGTGAGCCCCTGACGGGCTGCCAGGAAGGCCTGCTCACCAGGTTGGGGTCCGACCCCTGGCGCGGTGTCGCGACCCCCGCGCAGACCGACACCCTGCTCGACCTCCTCGGGTCCGAGCTGGCGGCCGGCGCGCTGGGCATCGGCATCCCGCTGGGCTACGCGCCCGCTGTCGACCCCGCCGAGTACGTCGCCGTCGCGCGACTCGCGGCGTCCGCGGGGGTGCCGACGTTCACCCACGCGCGTCCGCTGGTCGAGCAGGACCCGGGCGTCGTGGTCGACGGCGCCGAGGAGCTGACGAGAGTGGCTGGCGAGACCGGGGCCCACATGCACTACTGCCACATCAACTCGACGTCCACACGACACCTCGACCGGGTCCAGGCCCTGGTGGAGGGGGTGCGCGCGGAGGGCGCGACCGTCTCGAGCGAGGTCTATCCCTACGGCGCCGGGATGAGTGCGATCGGCGCGGACTACTTCCACCCGGACCGCCTCCACGTCCTGGGGGCGACGGGGACGCCGCAGGACGTCATCTACGCCCGGACCGGCGAGACGGTCGCGTCGGTCGAGCGCCTGCTCGAGCTGCGTGCCTCCGACCCGGGGGGCCTGGCGTTCATCAAGGCGTTCGACGAGAACGCCTCCCCGGACCGCCTCGCGCGCATGCTCGCGTTGC containing:
- a CDS encoding ABC transporter permease; this encodes MSGRLRAVALEAWLPVAVVSAWWFLSANSTSLYFPPLREILARFREVWLFDQAGEHLVPSLTNLAGGLAVGLVAAVSIGLLLGLLPRVYGALRPLVELARATPALALLPLLIAMLGIGSASKIALIAFGAFWPTLVTTIDGVRAVDPQVREMARTYRIGRGDLVRRVVLPSAAPQIIVGARTSVSIAVVVMVGSELFGATSGVGFFVLQAQRTYAITDMWAGLVLLGLLGYAINLATALVERRVLAWHRGLHGARPTEGRSA
- a CDS encoding ABC transporter ATP-binding protein, coding for MISNRVVLAVDDVGKSYPGAGRPVLDGVTFDVRAGELLCIVGHSGTGKSTLLRCMAGLLPVSTGGVSLHGSPVTGPPEDLAVVFQDYSRSLLPWMRIIDNVTLPLRRTTRSAAERRSAAEAALEAVGLGGTGRLYPWEMSGGMQQRVAIARAIAYRPTVLLMDEPFASVDAQTRADLEDLTLRVRDDFGMTIVLVTHDIDEAVYLGDRVVLLAGRPASVTEEVVVPLPRPRDQVTTKAHPSFVELRTTVLQHIRESAHQQVAR
- a CDS encoding amidohydrolase family protein, with translation MSGADGLGNQHTETYDLVVLGGRVIDPETQLDDVRNIGVLGDRIAAVTTDEIRGRVVVDARGRVVTPGFIDLHSHGQAIGECRLQALDGVTTALELEAGLAPVEQAYLRAAAEGRPINYGYSASWASIRMHVLGGEPLTGCQEGLLTRLGSDPWRGVATPAQTDTLLDLLGSELAAGALGIGIPLGYAPAVDPAEYVAVARLAASAGVPTFTHARPLVEQDPGVVVDGAEELTRVAGETGAHMHYCHINSTSTRHLDRVQALVEGVRAEGATVSSEVYPYGAGMSAIGADYFHPDRLHVLGATGTPQDVIYARTGETVASVERLLELRASDPGGLAFIKAFDENASPDRLARMLALPGAAVASDAVPFVVPAGARYDPMQWPIPDFVATHPRSAGTFARSLRIAVRETASMPLVEAIAKCSLYPARIVESAAPQMRRKGRLQAGCDADILVIDLDRVTDTATYQRSVSPSTGIEHVIVNGEQLVADGELRLDAFPGRPVRGTR